From Brienomyrus brachyistius isolate T26 chromosome 21, BBRACH_0.4, whole genome shotgun sequence, the proteins below share one genomic window:
- the LOC125717138 gene encoding PE-PGRS family protein PE_PGRS26-like translates to MEEPQGDEEPRQEDEEQTREARRERSGGNGEQRESQRATGSSRRSCRRLKGRCDATGALGGCEEGAGGDHEGAEEKAGGTNSGGEEEDEGGTSGGEEGAEGDHGKGYFATYRYLLSLHQGRRGDDLKSGTSSGTGAGAGGTGAGAEASLGGAGPLGAGGTGGGDRGTLGGVGAMAGAAGAGGARASGIAAGAAGEVAGGGGAVEGASSGTAESAAAQQGPRA, encoded by the coding sequence ATGGAGGAACCACAGGGGGATGAGGAGCCAAGACAAGAGGATGAGGAGCAAACACGGGAGGCCAGACGGGAAAGGTCGGGGGGCAACGGGGAACAGAGGGAATcacagcgggcgacgggcagcAGCCGGAGGAGCTGCAGGCGACTGAAAGGTCGATGCGATGCCACAGGGGCCCTGGGTGGCTGCGAGGAAGGAGCCGGAGGGGATCACGAAGGGGCAGAGGAAAAAGCCGGAGGGACCAACAGTGGGGGTGAAGAGGAAGACGAAGGGGGCACCAGCGGAGGCGAGGAGGGAGCAGAAGGGGACCACGGCAAAGGCTACTTCGCTACCTACCGCTACCTACTCTCCCTCCATCAAGGGAGGAGGGGTGATGATCTGaagtccgggacctcctcggggactggagctggagccGGGGGAACTGGAGCTGGAGCCGAAGCCTCTTTGGGTGGAGCTGGCCCATTAGGAGCAGGCGGGACAGGAGGCGGAGACAGAGGAACCTTGGGCGGAGTAGGAGCCATGGCTGGAGCAGCAGGTGCAGGCGGAGCCAGGGCCTCAGGCATAGCAGCAGGAGCCGCGGGCGAAGTAGCAGGTGGGGGCGGTGCCGTAGAAGGAGCCTCAAGCGGTACAGCTGAGAGTGCAGCAGCCCAGCAGGGGCCTCGGGCGTAG
- the LOC125716337 gene encoding formin-binding protein 1-like, whose amino-acid sequence MSWGTELWDQFDNLEKHTQWGIEFLEKYSKFVKERIEVEQTYAKLLRNLARKYSPKRGKEEESRFSVCLSFNTVLNELNSYGMQREVMVEEMSEKVQGELLKFSQELRSERKRHFQDVRKATQHLEQYLKIMDNSKKRFEREWKEAEKLQMNLEKLEHDSNTTKLDVDKAKTQLNARLHVVEESKNEYASQLQNFNQEQRKHFTVSLPQIYKGLQDLDEKRSLTIGESYKALAGVEQQISPIISKCLEGMVDAGNSVDVKKDSAVVVEMYKSGLEAPGDYPFEDFTQGTTRPRGWTGSDCSPAVPKMDGVTSDGKQIMGKTKNKLWLFGKKPMKNSTEDYNNLPPEQRRRKLQQRVCELKKELQKELDQRDGMIKMKDLYEKNPHLGDSTLIQTSMSENSATIERLQTELARIESLLLETKGGQSSPGGTNHNSDDCHPVGSPEDAMYEDLAGVSQEFDDDEFENDDDVPSHSLSYGCVKALYPFDGKDEGSLVIHANEVLNIIEKDNGDGWTRVRNQRGKAGYVPTSYLESTGA is encoded by the exons ATGAGCTGGGGAACGGAGCTTTGG GACCAATTTGACAATTTGGAAAAGCACACACAATGGGGCATCGAGTTCCTGGAGAAGTATTCAAAGTTTGTGAAGGAGCGGATAGAGGTGGAACAGACGTACGCCAAACTCCTCAG GAACCTGGCGAGGAAGTACTCTCCCAAACGTGGCAAAGAGGAAGAGTCCAG GTTTTCAGTCTGCCTGTCGTTTAACACGGTCCTGAACGAGCTGAACAGCTACGGTATGCAGCGGGAGGTCATGGTCGAGGAGATGAGCGAGAAGGTGCAAGGGGAGCTGCTGAAGTTCTCTCAGGAGCTGAGATCGGAGAGGAAGCGC CACTTCCAAGACGTACGGAAGGCAACGCAGCACCTCGAGCAGTACCTGAAAATTATGGACAAC AGCAAGAAGAGGTTTGAGCGGGAGTGGAAGGAAGCAGAGAAGTTACAGATGAACTTGGAGAAACTGGAACATGATAGCAACACCACCAAGCTGGATGTGGACAAG GCGAAGACTCAGCTCAACGCGCGCCTCCatgtggtggaggagagcaagaaTGAGTATGCCTCCCAGCTCCAGAACTTCAACCAAGAGCAGAGGAAGCACTTCACCGTGTCGCTCCCTCAGATCTACAAG GGCCTGCAGGATCTGGATGAGAAGCGTTCGCTGACTATTGGGGAGAGCTACAAAGCTCTGGCAGGAGTGGAACAACAGATCTCCCCCATTATCTCCAAATGCCTAGAAGGCATGGTGGACGCCGGAAATTCAGTGGACGTAAAGAAG GATTCAGCCGTGGTGGTGGAAATGTACAAGTCTGGCTTGGAGGCTCCAGGAGACTACCCGTTTGAAGACTTCACTCAGGGCACAACACGGCCCCGGGGATGGACGGGCTCTGACTGCAGCCCAGCAGTCCCCAAGATGGACGGTGTGACATCAGATGGCAAACAGATAATGGGCAAGACCAAGAACAAACTGTGGCTCTTCGGGAAGAAACCAATGAAGAACTCG ACAGAAGACTATAACAAccttcctccagagcaaagACGTAGGAAGCTCCAGCAGAGGGTCTGCGAGCTAAAGAAGGAGCTTCAAAAAGAGCTGGACCAGAG GGATGGTATGATCAAGATGAAAGACTTGTATGAGAAGAACCCGCATCTCGGAGACAGTACATTAATACAGACAAGCATGTCCGAGAATTCAGCCACCATCGAACGGCTGCAGACCGAGCTTGCCAGGATAGAG AGCTTGCTGCTGGAGACgaagggggggcagagcagtcCAGGGGGAACAAACCACAATTCAGACGACTGCCACCCAGTAGGGAG TCCTGAAGACGCCATGTATGAGGACCTGGCAGGTGTCTCCCAGGAATTTGATGACGACGAGTTTGAAAACGACGATGACGTCCCCAGTCATTCGCTGTCCTATGGCTGCGTCAAAGCTCTCTACCCTTTTGACG GGAAGGATGAAGGTTCACTGGTCATACATGCAAATGAGGTACTGAACATCATTGAGAAGGACAACGGTGATGGCTGGACGCGTGTGCGCAACCAGAGAGGCAAGGCGGGCTATGTGCCTACGTCATACCTGGAGAGCACAG GTGCCTGA